In Chthonomonas sp., a single genomic region encodes these proteins:
- a CDS encoding polysaccharide deacetylase family protein, translated as MNLRRCTAAAMLAVCLVGCSSSPRVAVEPAIVTATTLRAASTPPPKPPEPARVTSRKANKMGVIPILMYHRILPTDGPYDRSYANFRKDLERLYRLGYRPITLAQYIDKKIDIPPGASPVVITFDDSDPTQYATLKDGSLDPNCAIGIMKGFERQYPDFRARATFFVNPYRLFGKMEQGIPKLKQLQAWGCEIAAHTWRHSNLSKLTDAEIMADFDKTNGFLRQHGLTVRTLALPYGIFPKNRALLKDYEAVVLAGSGPARSCYDPKRRLLNLPRVWAYDGPLGINDWLTRLKSGKTKPFVQP; from the coding sequence ATGAACCTGCGCCGATGTACCGCCGCAGCAATGCTTGCGGTCTGCCTCGTCGGTTGTTCTTCGAGCCCTCGCGTGGCGGTCGAGCCAGCAATCGTGACCGCGACCACGCTGCGAGCCGCTAGCACGCCTCCCCCGAAGCCGCCGGAACCGGCGCGGGTGACCAGCCGAAAGGCCAACAAGATGGGCGTGATCCCGATTCTGATGTACCACCGCATCCTGCCAACGGACGGACCGTACGATCGCTCGTACGCCAATTTCCGCAAGGATCTGGAGCGATTGTATCGCTTGGGCTATCGACCGATCACGCTCGCCCAGTACATCGACAAGAAGATCGACATCCCGCCAGGAGCTTCGCCGGTCGTCATCACGTTCGACGACTCAGACCCCACGCAGTACGCCACGCTCAAAGACGGCTCGCTCGATCCCAATTGCGCGATTGGGATCATGAAGGGGTTCGAGAGGCAGTACCCGGACTTCCGAGCGCGCGCCACCTTCTTCGTGAACCCCTATCGACTGTTCGGCAAGATGGAGCAGGGGATCCCCAAACTGAAGCAGTTGCAGGCATGGGGATGCGAGATCGCCGCGCACACCTGGCGCCACAGCAATCTCAGCAAACTGACCGACGCCGAGATCATGGCCGATTTTGATAAGACCAACGGCTTCCTTCGCCAGCACGGGCTGACGGTCCGGACCCTGGCGCTCCCCTACGGGATATTCCCCAAGAACCGCGCGCTGCTCAAGGACTATGAAGCCGTCGTGCTCGCTGGGAGTGGACCGGCCCGCTCTTGCTATGACCCCAAGCGAAGGCTACTGAACTTGCCCCGCGTCTGGGCCTATGACGGTCCGCTGGGCATCAACGATTGGTTGACGCGACTGAAATCGGGCAAGACCAAACCATTCGTGCAGCCATGA
- a CDS encoding putative N-acetylmannosamine-6-phosphate 2-epimerase produces the protein MTRSELLAILADSPLIASVQASTGPLEPPAALLPLAKASVQEGVRFLRLQGLEAIALIRSAAGVPTIGLVKREYADSRVYITPTLAEVDVLIEAGCEVIALDGTMRYRPGDAQLSDLVRRIHEAGRLAMADCDTLASAMASARAGVDLIGTTLAGYTEESSMIPPGPAISLVREIRARTDIPVIAEGRYAQPWEVSAARRAGACAVVVGGALNDPIKQTRVFSAAAANPHESVMAVDIGGTWLRAARFDTNWQMIDLEKVELPQERDARTHWIREVAEKWNVRRIGIGTGGTVAPGTTRVVEAKPIIPNHVGTNFAAALPDHKVVALNDGLATAWGHACHADFAGIRVVTLALGTGVGCGVVDRGKILMGPQGGYPRLNDLALPDGSTFEDALGGAALTPNPSAEQRQRAQAACDTALQIVRTIYYPEAIVVCGGVGLSDWLELDAARTPFGPHAGLYGAAALALYPGWRD, from the coding sequence ATGACACGATCCGAACTCCTGGCCATCCTTGCGGACTCGCCGCTGATCGCCAGCGTCCAGGCCAGCACGGGCCCCTTGGAGCCGCCAGCCGCACTCCTGCCACTCGCCAAAGCTTCGGTGCAAGAAGGGGTGCGCTTCCTGCGATTGCAGGGGCTCGAAGCTATCGCGCTGATACGGTCAGCCGCAGGCGTTCCTACGATTGGTCTGGTCAAGCGTGAGTATGCCGACAGCCGGGTGTACATCACCCCTACCCTGGCCGAGGTGGACGTGCTCATCGAAGCTGGCTGCGAGGTGATCGCGCTCGATGGGACCATGCGCTACCGCCCCGGAGATGCCCAGCTTTCGGACCTCGTCCGTCGCATCCACGAGGCGGGGCGGCTCGCGATGGCCGATTGCGACACGCTCGCCTCGGCGATGGCTTCAGCCCGCGCCGGAGTGGACCTCATCGGCACCACGCTCGCGGGATATACCGAGGAGAGCAGCATGATTCCTCCCGGGCCAGCGATCAGTCTGGTGCGAGAGATTCGCGCTCGGACCGACATCCCGGTCATCGCCGAAGGTCGTTATGCGCAGCCTTGGGAAGTCTCCGCCGCGCGCAGAGCGGGTGCGTGTGCGGTCGTGGTCGGGGGAGCACTCAACGACCCGATCAAGCAGACGCGAGTCTTTTCGGCAGCGGCGGCCAATCCGCACGAATCGGTGATGGCGGTGGACATAGGCGGTACGTGGTTGCGCGCCGCTCGATTTGATACCAACTGGCAGATGATCGACCTCGAAAAGGTCGAGCTGCCGCAGGAGCGCGATGCGCGCACCCACTGGATTCGCGAGGTCGCCGAGAAATGGAACGTGCGGCGAATCGGCATCGGAACCGGTGGCACCGTCGCGCCTGGAACCACCCGAGTCGTTGAAGCGAAGCCGATCATCCCCAACCACGTAGGAACGAACTTTGCAGCCGCGCTCCCGGACCACAAGGTGGTCGCGCTGAACGATGGATTGGCCACCGCATGGGGACACGCCTGCCACGCCGACTTTGCCGGCATACGTGTCGTGACATTGGCCCTGGGAACGGGTGTCGGATGCGGCGTGGTGGACCGAGGCAAGATTCTGATGGGGCCGCAGGGTGGCTATCCGCGCCTGAACGATCTCGCGCTCCCGGATGGATCGACCTTCGAAGACGCGCTCGGAGGGGCGGCTCTGACCCCGAATCCCTCGGCCGAGCAGCGTCAGCGCGCTCAGGCAGCATGCGACACGGCCCTACAGATCGTCCGCACGATCTACTATCCCGAGGCGATTGTTGTCTGCGGCGGCGTCGGGCTCAGCGACTGGCTTGAGCTGGACGCCGCCAGGACTCCGTTCGGTCCCCATGCGGGACTCTACGGGGCAGCCGCGCTCGCGCTCTACCCCGGTTGGCGAGATTAG
- a CDS encoding GAF domain-containing protein encodes MSKIDLDVLRASDLSGRALRQRAMEMLDALAGYDWSGIYRLEAGTLVLDAYVGAETDHTHIAVGVGVCGTAVAENANQVIDDVRNLSNYLACSTQTRSEIVVLIRRGDEVLGQIDIDGHEVGRFTVEDETHLEELAALLAQRWDEPAAPFPSV; translated from the coding sequence ATGAGTAAGATCGACTTGGACGTCCTGCGTGCGAGCGATCTTTCCGGGCGAGCCCTTCGTCAACGTGCCATGGAGATGCTCGACGCGCTCGCGGGCTACGACTGGTCCGGGATCTACCGATTGGAAGCAGGCACCTTGGTCCTCGACGCCTACGTTGGAGCCGAGACGGACCACACGCACATCGCTGTCGGGGTCGGAGTCTGCGGCACTGCGGTCGCCGAGAATGCGAACCAGGTCATCGACGACGTCCGGAACCTTTCGAACTACTTGGCCTGTAGCACCCAGACACGGAGCGAGATCGTTGTACTCATCCGGCGCGGAGATGAGGTCCTCGGCCAAATTGATATCGACGGACACGAAGTTGGCCGATTCACCGTTGAAGATGAAACGCACTTGGAGGAACTGGCAGCACTCCTCGCCCAACGATGGGATGAACCCGCTGCACCGTTTCCGTCGGTCTGA
- a CDS encoding HTTM domain-containing protein, with protein MKKALSDLNTAIFGWGSPVTLGFFRAVFCSLVTINLLMISIDFGAWFTEDGYVPAGLAKVWQGRDWFFSPLTSVTDSRITMAFMMLVIVAGVLSALGLFSRVATIVLAVGMVTLHHRNPYILHGGDTLMRSVCIYLAIAPSGLACSLDRMLILRKNPEAPLPAISLWPQRLLQYQWALVYLTTAWAKAYGHTWHDGTAVWYPPQISEFHRFNVPAFIDQQPMMAILTYGTLIVEVALATLVFSRPWRKWVLLSGVLLHLGIEWRLNIPLFAFLMMSGYLTFYEGEEMAGWLRRMSERYKLLRWVPSWMGQEQAI; from the coding sequence ATGAAGAAGGCGCTCTCTGATCTGAACACTGCGATCTTCGGCTGGGGCTCACCCGTGACTTTGGGGTTCTTTCGGGCGGTCTTCTGCTCGCTGGTGACCATCAATCTGCTGATGATCAGCATCGACTTCGGCGCATGGTTTACGGAGGATGGGTACGTTCCCGCCGGGCTCGCCAAGGTTTGGCAGGGGCGTGACTGGTTCTTCTCACCGCTGACGAGTGTGACCGACTCGCGCATTACGATGGCATTCATGATGCTGGTGATCGTAGCCGGTGTCTTGAGCGCGCTCGGGCTGTTTAGCCGAGTTGCGACGATTGTCCTGGCGGTTGGCATGGTCACGCTGCATCACCGGAACCCGTACATTCTGCACGGAGGCGACACGCTGATGCGGTCGGTGTGCATTTACTTGGCCATCGCACCCAGCGGGCTGGCTTGCTCGCTCGATCGGATGCTCATCCTGCGCAAGAACCCAGAGGCACCACTGCCCGCAATCTCTCTGTGGCCGCAGCGGTTGCTTCAGTACCAATGGGCGCTCGTCTACCTCACGACCGCATGGGCAAAGGCGTACGGACACACATGGCACGATGGCACAGCCGTTTGGTATCCGCCGCAGATCAGCGAGTTTCACCGGTTCAACGTCCCTGCGTTCATCGATCAGCAACCGATGATGGCAATCCTGACTTACGGCACGCTGATCGTGGAGGTGGCGCTCGCGACGCTTGTTTTCTCGCGACCATGGCGCAAGTGGGTGCTCCTGAGCGGAGTTTTGCTGCACCTAGGTATCGAGTGGCGACTGAATATCCCTCTCTTTGCGTTCCTGATGATGAGCGGCTACTTGACGTTCTACGAAGGAGAAGAGATGGCCGGGTGGCTCAGGCGCATGAGCGAGCGATACAAGCTCCTTCGATGGGTGCCGAGTTGGATGGGTCAGGAGCAAGCCATTTGA
- a CDS encoding 1-deoxy-D-xylulose-5-phosphate synthase: protein MNSYELLSQIVQPTDLHKLSDKELGQVADELRQCIVERVSKTGGHFSSNLGTVELTVAMYAAYSIPPDKVVWDTGHQAYPHKMLTGRMDRFDTLRKHKGLSGFLKREEHELDAFGAGHAGTAISAALGFAAARDRLGTDERVIAVAGDAAICSGMSWEALNHAGEMRTDLAVVLNDNRMSIAPNVGALTTHFTRLRSRPLIQDWAQRAKSVAERMPNPMQRVASGLRHSITHYFAPEPTGAIFEEMGFEYIGPIDGHDLPTLLEIFRNVRELSGPIFVHAITVKGKGYKVAEDDARKWHGVTPFDAKNCELTRSTGPVTYTQAFGEVMCELAEADPAVVAITAAMPDGTGLNPFAEMFPDRYYDTGIAEQHAVTFSAGLAAGGIKPFCAIYSTFLQRGYDQVLHDACIQHLPVRFFMDRAGLVGDDGPTHHGAFDVSYLTHIPGIVVLAPRDTTELKEMARFAAGYQDGPLAVRYPRGASDDRLPEARTPITLGKAEVVHESANAQVTIAALGSMVSVAWEAVEQLRAEGIECNVINARFAKPIDMETIAFFAEKTGSLVLAEENVRTGGFGQQVRDGLQELGLGHIRSKIVALPDHFVEHGAQPLIRAEAGIGPDAIVAAVRSVIANQVRMR from the coding sequence ATGAACTCATATGAATTGCTTTCCCAGATTGTTCAACCCACTGACCTACACAAACTAAGTGACAAAGAGCTCGGCCAGGTGGCCGACGAGCTTCGCCAGTGCATTGTCGAGAGGGTGAGCAAAACTGGGGGGCACTTCAGTTCGAACTTGGGAACGGTGGAGTTGACCGTCGCCATGTACGCGGCTTACTCGATTCCGCCCGACAAAGTGGTTTGGGACACGGGCCACCAAGCTTACCCCCACAAGATGCTCACTGGCCGCATGGACCGGTTCGATACCCTCCGCAAGCACAAGGGGCTGTCCGGGTTCTTGAAGCGAGAAGAGCACGAACTCGACGCCTTCGGCGCGGGACATGCAGGCACTGCGATCTCAGCGGCCCTCGGTTTTGCTGCCGCGCGCGACCGGCTGGGCACCGATGAACGCGTGATTGCCGTCGCCGGAGACGCCGCGATCTGCAGCGGCATGAGTTGGGAAGCACTCAATCACGCGGGGGAGATGCGCACCGACTTGGCGGTCGTTTTGAACGACAATCGCATGTCGATTGCCCCCAATGTCGGCGCTCTTACGACCCACTTCACGAGGCTCCGCTCGCGCCCGCTCATCCAGGACTGGGCTCAGCGCGCAAAGTCCGTGGCCGAGCGCATGCCGAATCCGATGCAGCGCGTGGCCTCTGGTTTGCGTCACAGCATCACCCACTATTTCGCCCCTGAGCCTACGGGCGCGATCTTCGAGGAGATGGGATTTGAGTACATCGGCCCCATTGACGGTCACGATCTGCCCACGCTCCTTGAGATCTTCCGGAACGTCCGCGAACTGAGCGGCCCCATCTTCGTCCACGCGATCACCGTGAAGGGGAAGGGGTACAAGGTCGCCGAGGACGATGCTCGCAAGTGGCACGGCGTCACTCCGTTTGATGCGAAGAACTGCGAACTGACGCGCAGTACGGGGCCCGTGACGTATACGCAAGCCTTCGGCGAAGTAATGTGTGAACTGGCCGAGGCCGACCCGGCAGTCGTGGCGATCACCGCGGCCATGCCCGATGGCACGGGACTCAATCCGTTTGCGGAGATGTTCCCGGATCGTTACTACGACACCGGCATCGCCGAGCAGCACGCAGTTACGTTTTCGGCGGGGCTCGCTGCAGGCGGCATCAAGCCGTTCTGCGCGATCTACTCCACGTTCTTACAGCGCGGATACGACCAGGTGCTGCACGATGCGTGCATCCAGCACCTCCCGGTCCGGTTCTTCATGGACCGCGCAGGGCTGGTGGGCGACGATGGCCCCACGCACCACGGTGCATTCGACGTCAGCTACCTCACGCACATTCCCGGCATCGTGGTCCTGGCCCCGCGCGATACGACGGAGTTGAAGGAGATGGCGCGATTCGCTGCCGGGTACCAGGACGGCCCGCTGGCCGTGCGCTACCCGCGCGGAGCTAGTGACGATCGTCTCCCGGAAGCGCGCACGCCGATTACCCTGGGCAAGGCCGAAGTGGTCCACGAATCTGCGAACGCTCAGGTGACCATCGCCGCGCTTGGGAGCATGGTGAGCGTCGCTTGGGAGGCGGTGGAGCAACTCCGAGCCGAAGGGATCGAGTGCAACGTAATCAACGCTCGGTTTGCCAAGCCCATCGACATGGAAACGATCGCCTTCTTTGCTGAGAAGACGGGATCCTTAGTGCTCGCGGAAGAGAATGTGCGCACGGGTGGGTTCGGCCAGCAAGTGCGCGATGGACTGCAGGAGCTGGGCCTCGGGCACATACGCTCGAAGATCGTAGCGTTGCCGGACCACTTCGTGGAGCACGGCGCACAACCGCTGATTCGCGCCGAAGCGGGCATTGGCCCAGACGCGATCGTCGCCGCGGTGCGAAGCGTTATCGCAAATCAGGTTCGAATGCGCTAG
- a CDS encoding efflux RND transporter permease subunit: MGLTKIAIERPVFILMLMLLCIFGGFNAYFSMRKEENPDVSFGVATVTTIYPGAGPEEMNTLVSRKVEEAVAGISNLLEVTSNSQEGVSVVVLNFNVGTNMDTALSDIRAKVDGIVGELPRDAEKPTVSKFDFSAGAVLTLAVNSDTLNSQQLRDLMDQKVKDRFGQIPGVAAVTVTGGDIREIQVQLKRDRLLTYGIGITEVQRALAVASLNAPAGRMVGTDRETSVRVLGEFKKVADIENMVLSIQSPDRQGRATSVRLGDIATVRDAVAERRSFSRLNGSDAITIGILKARDGNAIEITKQARALLPKLKDEYGVTFVQTFASATRIEESLFDLNLTLIIGILLVAAIVYLFLHNVRGMIIVAIAIPVCLLATLMFYKLFGFTVNNLSMLALSLAVGVLVDDAIVVLENIYRHLKMGEGPVEAAINGRSEIGLAAIAITLADVVVFLPVGFMGGVVGQFFRPLGIGFAIAVMLSLFVSFTVTPMLASRWYRQGEDAEALGGKFARRFEQIFGRAEHSYRRSLEWSLNHRWFVFIMGWIALIGIIMFMFAGSAKKFSDIMPMIMGGIVASVALCLVAMGISYWSKRVQKFAIWGTLFVFFFGLGPLSIIGKMLPEGSGMKPMLTPPASLVVALLIMGLAALIANINRPLIRTRMVANAIGFGLILALFPIGGFAYGQWKQDQLFKFQFFPVADGGKVSATVQLPPGASLDATKKVVERIENIVMKHPDTRYVVSRVGQKGGGNSAADQGTNYAQVDITLNDKTALLDSVMFWVKHEGKLRTRRDTAVAADMLEAIGRVPGANVTVSASDASGFGAAIQMSFRSDDREKLLAAANKIKDRLAEGAVEGVINVDISSKGGKPEVQVVPDRPRLADAGLSVGEVSQALRALYEGNTDTRFRVLGQEYDIRLMMDLGDRNNPDLLGQVPIAFQQGNPIFVDSVTTRRDGTSVDKIERRDRQEEVKVTADLLPGKAAGTVQQQINDLIQKEKLMPDGVVLKPLGQADVQQRESQYLMSALFVGLLLVYMLLASLYDNLLSPFIIQLAQPQALVGALFALVLTDKSLNIVGFIGLIALVGLVGKNAILLVDYTNTLRSRGMNRHDAIAQAGPTRLRPITMTTLAVLLGMLPVALAIGRGSEFRETIGITIIGGIALSTLLTLLVIPCSYTIFDDLGQRLAKKQTEPETSAS, from the coding sequence ATGGGACTTACAAAAATCGCCATCGAGCGACCCGTTTTCATCCTGATGCTGATGCTCTTGTGCATCTTCGGTGGGTTCAACGCCTACTTCTCGATGCGCAAGGAAGAGAATCCGGATGTCTCGTTCGGCGTGGCTACCGTCACGACCATCTATCCTGGCGCGGGCCCCGAGGAGATGAACACCCTCGTATCGCGCAAGGTCGAAGAGGCGGTCGCGGGCATCAGCAACCTCTTGGAAGTCACTTCGAATTCGCAGGAAGGCGTCTCGGTCGTCGTGCTGAACTTCAACGTGGGCACGAACATGGACACCGCACTCAGCGACATCCGGGCCAAGGTGGACGGGATTGTCGGCGAGCTTCCGCGTGATGCTGAGAAGCCCACGGTATCCAAGTTTGACTTCTCGGCGGGTGCGGTCCTGACGTTGGCGGTGAACTCGGACACCCTCAACAGCCAGCAGCTCCGCGACCTGATGGACCAGAAGGTCAAGGACCGATTCGGCCAGATTCCGGGCGTCGCCGCAGTCACGGTTACCGGTGGCGACATTCGCGAGATTCAAGTTCAGCTCAAGCGCGATCGATTGCTGACGTACGGAATCGGGATCACCGAAGTCCAGCGGGCGCTAGCGGTAGCATCGCTGAACGCTCCAGCGGGCCGCATGGTCGGCACCGACCGCGAGACCTCGGTCCGCGTCCTCGGCGAGTTCAAGAAGGTCGCCGACATTGAGAACATGGTGCTGTCGATCCAGTCTCCGGACCGGCAGGGCCGTGCGACCTCGGTACGCCTGGGCGACATCGCGACGGTACGCGATGCCGTTGCTGAGCGCCGCAGCTTCAGCCGCCTAAATGGAAGCGATGCGATCACCATCGGCATCCTCAAAGCTCGCGACGGCAACGCGATTGAGATTACGAAGCAAGCACGCGCGCTCTTGCCGAAGCTCAAGGATGAGTACGGCGTCACGTTTGTCCAGACCTTTGCATCAGCCACCCGCATCGAGGAGTCCCTGTTCGACCTCAACCTGACCCTGATCATCGGCATCCTGCTGGTCGCGGCCATCGTCTATCTCTTCCTGCACAACGTGCGAGGGATGATCATCGTCGCCATCGCCATTCCGGTCTGTCTGCTCGCGACGTTGATGTTCTACAAGCTGTTCGGCTTCACCGTCAACAACTTGTCCATGCTCGCCTTGTCGCTGGCCGTTGGTGTTCTCGTCGATGATGCCATCGTCGTCTTGGAGAACATCTATCGTCACCTCAAGATGGGAGAGGGTCCGGTGGAAGCGGCCATCAACGGACGATCTGAGATCGGCCTCGCAGCCATCGCCATCACGCTCGCAGACGTCGTCGTGTTCCTCCCGGTCGGATTCATGGGCGGCGTGGTCGGACAGTTCTTCCGACCGCTGGGCATCGGCTTTGCCATCGCGGTCATGCTCTCGCTCTTCGTGTCGTTCACCGTGACGCCGATGCTGGCCTCGCGCTGGTACCGCCAGGGCGAAGACGCCGAAGCACTTGGAGGCAAGTTCGCACGTCGGTTCGAGCAGATCTTTGGCCGCGCCGAACATTCGTATCGCCGATCGCTGGAGTGGTCGCTGAACCACCGATGGTTCGTGTTCATCATGGGGTGGATCGCCCTTATCGGGATCATCATGTTCATGTTCGCTGGCAGCGCCAAGAAGTTCAGCGACATCATGCCGATGATCATGGGCGGTATCGTGGCATCTGTCGCCCTCTGCCTCGTCGCGATGGGCATCAGCTACTGGAGCAAGCGTGTCCAGAAGTTCGCCATTTGGGGGACGCTGTTCGTGTTCTTCTTTGGCCTGGGGCCGCTCAGCATTATCGGCAAAATGTTGCCAGAAGGGAGCGGGATGAAGCCCATGCTCACGCCGCCTGCTAGTTTGGTGGTCGCGCTCCTGATCATGGGGCTCGCGGCTTTGATCGCAAACATCAATCGCCCGCTCATCCGGACGCGTATGGTTGCTAACGCGATTGGCTTCGGACTGATCCTCGCTCTTTTCCCCATCGGCGGATTTGCTTACGGCCAGTGGAAGCAGGATCAACTCTTCAAGTTCCAGTTCTTCCCCGTCGCCGACGGCGGCAAGGTCTCCGCGACGGTACAACTCCCGCCCGGGGCGAGCCTTGACGCCACCAAGAAAGTCGTCGAGCGGATCGAGAACATCGTCATGAAGCACCCGGACACTCGCTACGTGGTGTCGCGCGTCGGACAGAAGGGCGGCGGAAACTCCGCGGCCGACCAAGGTACGAACTACGCACAGGTCGACATCACGCTCAACGACAAGACCGCGCTCCTCGACTCCGTTATGTTCTGGGTCAAGCATGAGGGCAAACTCCGGACCCGCCGAGACACCGCCGTCGCCGCCGACATGCTCGAAGCGATCGGGCGCGTCCCCGGTGCCAACGTCACTGTTTCCGCTTCGGATGCCAGCGGCTTTGGCGCGGCCATCCAGATGTCCTTCCGAAGTGACGACCGCGAGAAGCTCCTCGCCGCCGCCAACAAGATCAAAGATCGACTGGCCGAAGGCGCGGTGGAGGGGGTCATCAACGTGGACATCAGTTCGAAGGGCGGCAAACCCGAAGTTCAGGTTGTCCCCGACCGACCGCGCCTGGCAGACGCCGGCTTGAGCGTCGGCGAAGTCTCCCAAGCTCTGCGCGCCCTCTACGAAGGCAACACCGACACGCGGTTCCGGGTACTTGGCCAAGAGTATGACATTCGGCTGATGATGGATTTGGGAGACCGGAACAACCCGGACCTCCTCGGCCAAGTCCCGATCGCCTTCCAGCAAGGCAACCCCATCTTCGTGGATAGCGTGACGACTCGTCGCGATGGAACGAGTGTTGATAAGATCGAACGCCGCGATCGCCAGGAGGAAGTAAAGGTCACCGCAGACCTGTTGCCTGGCAAGGCGGCAGGCACTGTTCAACAGCAGATCAACGACCTGATCCAAAAGGAGAAGCTTATGCCGGACGGCGTTGTGCTCAAGCCACTCGGCCAAGCCGACGTGCAACAACGTGAGAGCCAGTACCTGATGAGTGCGCTGTTCGTCGGGCTGCTGCTCGTCTACATGCTCCTTGCCTCGCTCTACGACAACCTGCTATCGCCGTTCATCATCCAGTTGGCGCAGCCGCAGGCACTCGTCGGTGCCCTGTTTGCGCTGGTGCTCACCGACAAGTCGCTCAACATCGTCGGATTCATCGGCTTGATCGCGCTTGTGGGTCTGGTTGGTAAGAACGCCATCCTGCTCGTGGACTACACGAATACGCTCCGGAGCAGAGGTATGAATCGGCACGATGCGATCGCGCAAGCCGGTCCGACCCGGCTGCGGCCCATTACGATGACAACCTTGGCAGTGCTGCTGGGCATGCTCCCGGTCGCACTTGCCATCGGCCGCGGGTCTGAGTTCCGCGAGACCATTGGCATCACCATCATCGGAGGTATCGCACTTTCGACGCTCCTGACCCTGCTGGTCATCCCGTGCTCGTACACGATCTTCGATGATCTTGGACAGCGACTTGCCAAGAAGCAGACTGAACCGGAGACGAGCGCAAGCTAA
- a CDS encoding response regulator: MPTALVIDDEDAVLSSIKRRLERAGLTVTAASSAEEGMRLLNEAEHSFDVIITDMSIETPDSGMRVLNSAFERDLFAEVLVMTAYGNVANAVECMRRGAFDYVEKNMPGVDVYELLAMKVENALERRRQDMRTIERWERVAKAVSKQ; the protein is encoded by the coding sequence ATGCCCACCGCACTTGTGATCGATGACGAAGATGCCGTACTAAGCTCCATCAAGCGAAGGCTTGAGCGCGCCGGCTTGACCGTCACCGCGGCGAGCTCTGCCGAGGAAGGGATGCGTCTGCTCAACGAGGCTGAGCACTCCTTCGACGTGATCATCACCGACATGAGCATCGAGACTCCGGACTCGGGCATGAGAGTTCTGAATTCCGCGTTTGAGCGCGACCTCTTCGCCGAGGTGCTGGTCATGACCGCGTACGGCAACGTTGCGAACGCAGTAGAGTGCATGCGGCGCGGCGCATTTGACTACGTCGAGAAGAACATGCCCGGCGTGGACGTTTACGAGTTGCTTGCGATGAAAGTAGAGAACGCCTTGGAGCGGCGACGCCAAGATATGCGCACCATCGAACGGTGGGAGCGCGTTGCGAAAGCCGTCAGCAAGCAATGA